The following are encoded together in the Clostridium sp. 'White wine YQ' genome:
- a CDS encoding sensor histidine kinase: protein MSNRNEYNDNFDRWNKHVREVRRRHIEKHRLEREFQRKIHELYRGRNDFQWYHRHIKLTRPLIIIFNLFICYILFRNFGMKSIGITVATIIGLGGIMQLLFLVSLEKRILKPISRLKTGVEEIAKGNYEVYVDSDASNEVNVLIDSFNKMAKKLQDGERLKQEYEENRKLLIANISHDLKTPITSIQGYIETMTDRNDLPKETIEKYHQIIYSNAGYMNKLIDDLFLFSKLDMQKLDLQLESINVNAFMEDLMGEFGFELEERNIDFTYRDEIQDKYYVNIDRKRIHQVFKNIIGNSVKYASENNLKINVKLYGNKEFVFIDILDNGEGIPEDKLPYIFDRFYRVDYARTKDLMSTGLGLAIAKELVEAHGGEITASSEKGVGTCFTIKLPIKTN from the coding sequence ATGAGTAATAGGAATGAATATAACGATAATTTTGATAGATGGAATAAACATGTGAGAGAAGTAAGAAGAAGACACATAGAAAAGCATAGATTAGAAAGAGAATTTCAAAGGAAGATACATGAGCTATATAGAGGAAGAAATGATTTTCAGTGGTATCATAGACACATTAAACTAACCAGGCCGCTTATAATAATATTTAATCTTTTTATATGCTATATTTTATTTAGAAATTTTGGTATGAAATCTATAGGCATTACTGTAGCTACAATAATTGGGTTAGGAGGAATTATGCAATTACTTTTCCTTGTTAGCTTGGAGAAGAGAATTCTTAAACCTATAAGCAGGTTAAAGACAGGGGTAGAGGAAATCGCAAAAGGGAATTATGAAGTTTATGTTGACTCTGATGCAAGCAATGAAGTAAATGTGCTTATTGATTCTTTTAACAAGATGGCTAAGAAATTGCAGGATGGTGAAAGATTAAAGCAGGAGTATGAGGAAAATAGAAAACTTCTAATAGCAAATATTTCACATGATTTAAAAACTCCAATAACATCTATTCAAGGATATATTGAAACTATGACAGATAGAAATGATTTGCCTAAAGAGACAATAGAGAAGTATCATCAAATAATATATAGTAATGCAGGATATATGAATAAGCTAATAGATGATTTGTTTTTATTTTCTAAGTTAGATATGCAAAAGTTAGATCTTCAATTAGAATCCATTAATGTAAATGCCTTTATGGAAGACTTAATGGGGGAATTTGGTTTTGAGCTTGAGGAGAGAAATATAGATTTTACGTATAGAGATGAAATTCAAGATAAATATTATGTTAATATTGACCGAAAAAGAATACATCAAGTGTTTAAAAATATAATTGGAAATTCAGTGAAATATGCATCAGAAAATAACCTAAAGATTAATGTAAAACTATATGGTAATAAGGAATTTGTATTTATAGATATATTAGACAATGGTGAAGGTATACCAGAAGATAAGCTTCCGTATATATTTGATAGATTTTATAGAGTAGACTATGCTAGAACTAAAGATTTAATGAGTACCGGGTTAGGGCTTGCAATAGCTAAAGAGTTAGTTGAAGCACATGGTGGGGAAATTACTGCCTCAAGTGAAAAAGGCGTAGGTACTTGTTTTACTATTAAACTTCCTATAAAAACTAATTAG
- a CDS encoding multicopper oxidase family protein yields the protein MQLEKFVDELPRPRVLKPKGSVDRLEYYEVPMEVIKQSLHRDLPPTELWGYDGSYPGPTIEVIKDNPILVKWTNELPINRHLLPVDTTIHGAEPPNPHVRTVVHLHGGKVSPESDGFPEAWFTNGFKEVGPDFERKTYLYPNNQRATCLWYHDHALGITRLNVYAGLAGFYMIRDKQELSLNLPKGDYEIPIVIQDRSFNEDGSLYYPAEPTPPVPDVYPSIVPEFFGDTILANGKVWPYCDVEPRLYRIRLLNGSNSRFYTLKFNSVNGKVPHIVQIGTDQGLLERPVHLMELTLAPAERADLLVDFTGLDDLEFILSNSAPTPFPMGQDPDPNTTANVMEFRVGNIVKNYKNNTIPQRLAEVERLDPECARKIRNLTLEESTDEYGRLLLLLTGQNWNDPITETPVINSIEIWRFINTTVDTHPIHLHLVKFQILERRPYDLAYYNATGEIRYTGPARYPDSNERGWKDTVRANPGEITSIIARFEGYLGVYPWHCHILEHEDHDMMRPYKVVKKVCDKNKD from the coding sequence ATGCAACTAGAAAAGTTTGTAGATGAACTCCCAAGACCTAGAGTATTAAAACCAAAAGGATCAGTTGATAGGTTAGAGTATTATGAAGTCCCTATGGAGGTAATAAAGCAAAGTCTTCACAGAGATTTACCACCTACTGAACTATGGGGATATGATGGAAGCTATCCAGGGCCAACTATTGAGGTAATAAAGGATAATCCAATATTAGTTAAGTGGACAAACGAACTTCCAATTAATAGACACTTGTTACCTGTAGATACAACAATACACGGTGCTGAGCCACCTAATCCACACGTTAGGACTGTTGTTCATCTTCATGGAGGAAAGGTTTCTCCAGAAAGTGATGGTTTCCCAGAAGCTTGGTTTACTAATGGCTTTAAAGAGGTTGGACCGGATTTCGAAAGAAAAACTTATTTGTATCCCAATAATCAGCGGGCTACTTGCTTATGGTATCATGATCATGCTTTAGGAATAACACGCTTGAATGTTTATGCAGGACTTGCTGGATTTTATATGATACGTGATAAACAGGAGTTATCTCTCAATCTTCCAAAAGGGGATTATGAAATTCCAATAGTTATTCAAGATAGAAGTTTTAATGAGGATGGAAGTTTATACTATCCAGCGGAACCAACTCCACCAGTTCCAGATGTATATCCATCAATAGTTCCAGAATTCTTTGGGGACACAATATTAGCAAATGGAAAGGTTTGGCCTTATTGTGACGTTGAACCAAGATTATATAGAATTAGATTGTTAAATGGATCTAATTCGAGATTTTATACCCTTAAATTTAACTCTGTCAATGGCAAGGTTCCTCATATTGTGCAGATAGGAACAGATCAAGGATTGCTAGAGAGGCCAGTTCATTTAATGGAATTAACTTTAGCTCCAGCAGAGAGAGCAGATTTATTAGTAGATTTCACAGGTCTTGATGATTTAGAGTTTATACTATCCAACAGTGCGCCAACACCATTCCCAATGGGTCAAGATCCAGATCCTAATACAACTGCCAATGTTATGGAGTTTAGAGTTGGTAATATTGTTAAGAATTATAAAAATAACACTATTCCACAAAGATTAGCTGAAGTTGAGAGACTGGACCCTGAGTGTGCACGTAAGATAAGAAATCTTACACTTGAAGAAAGTACAGATGAATATGGCAGGCTATTGCTTCTTTTAACTGGGCAGAACTGGAATGATCCAATTACTGAAACACCTGTAATCAATAGTATAGAGATATGGAGATTTATAAATACAACTGTTGATACCCATCCGATTCATTTACACCTAGTAAAATTCCAGATATTAGAGAGGCGACCTTATGATTTAGCATACTATAATGCAACAGGAGAAATAAGATATACAGGACCAGCTAGATATCCAGATTCAAATGAGAGAGGATGGAAAGATACAGTAAGGGCTAATCCAGGTGAAATCACATCGATTATAGCAAGATTTGAAGGATATTTAGGAGTATATCCATGGCATTGTCATATTTTAGAGCATGAGGATCATGATATGATGAGACCATATAAAGTAGTAAAAAAAGTTTGTGATAAAAATAAAGATTAA
- a CDS encoding response regulator transcription factor, with translation MKKILIIEDDISIAELEMDYLEINGFQVEIENNGAKGLIKAENEDYDLIILDLMLPNISGFEICKKIRAKKEVPIIIVSAKKEDVDKMRGLGLGADDYMTKPFSPTELIARVKAHIARYERLIDKDKVSNKDIIEIRGISIAKPSRKVYINGKEVEFTSKEFDLLLLLISNPDRVFSKEELFERIWGLDAIGGIATVTVHIRKIREKIEFNPSDPEYIETIWGVGYRFGK, from the coding sequence ATGAAAAAGATATTAATAATAGAGGATGATATAAGTATTGCTGAATTAGAAATGGACTATCTTGAGATAAATGGATTTCAGGTTGAAATAGAAAATAACGGAGCTAAAGGACTTATAAAGGCTGAAAATGAAGATTATGATTTAATAATTTTAGATTTAATGCTTCCAAATATAAGTGGTTTTGAAATATGCAAGAAAATTAGAGCTAAAAAAGAGGTTCCTATTATCATAGTATCTGCAAAAAAAGAAGATGTTGATAAAATGCGTGGTTTGGGCTTAGGAGCAGATGATTATATGACTAAGCCTTTTAGTCCTACTGAACTAATCGCAAGAGTAAAAGCTCATATTGCAAGATATGAAAGATTGATAGATAAAGATAAGGTATCAAATAAAGATATAATTGAAATTAGAGGTATATCAATTGCAAAGCCCTCTAGAAAGGTATATATAAATGGAAAGGAAGTTGAATTTACATCTAAAGAATTCGATTTGCTACTTCTTTTAATAAGCAACCCTGATAGAGTTTTTTCAAAAGAAGAACTATTTGAAAGAATATGGGGGCTCGATGCAATAGGTGGAATCGCTACAGTAACGGTGCATATTAGAAAAATCAGAGAGAAAATTGAGTTTAACCCATCTGACCCAGAGTATATAGAGACTATATGGGGTGTTGGCTATAGATTTGGGAAATAA
- a CDS encoding response regulator transcription factor — MKQILIIEDDINIAEMERDYLQLNGYKVEIVNDGIEGLKLAMQGIYDVIIVDLMLPGKDGYEIIKEIRKRFEIPILVVSARTEDIDKIRGLDFGADDYLTKPFSPAELTARVKSHINRYERLKGTSVAEPELITHRGLEINTSSHRIFVYGKEVQMTSKEYAILLLLASNPNVVFTKEHIFDRIWGDEYYGDTATIPVHIQKIRKKIEKDPSNPEFIETLWGTGYRFKI; from the coding sequence ATGAAACAGATATTAATTATTGAAGATGATATAAATATTGCAGAAATGGAAAGAGATTACTTGCAGTTAAATGGATATAAGGTTGAAATAGTTAATGATGGAATTGAAGGATTAAAGCTAGCAATGCAGGGCATTTATGATGTTATAATTGTTGATTTAATGCTTCCTGGTAAGGATGGTTATGAAATAATTAAGGAGATAAGAAAAAGATTTGAGATACCAATACTAGTTGTTTCAGCAAGAACAGAAGATATAGATAAAATAAGAGGACTAGATTTTGGAGCTGATGATTATTTAACTAAACCTTTTAGTCCAGCAGAACTAACAGCAAGAGTTAAATCACATATTAATAGGTATGAGAGATTAAAGGGTACTAGTGTCGCTGAACCAGAACTGATAACTCACAGAGGGCTAGAGATAAATACATCTTCTCATAGAATATTTGTTTATGGAAAAGAGGTTCAAATGACTTCTAAGGAATATGCTATTCTATTACTTCTTGCCTCAAATCCTAATGTTGTATTCACAAAGGAGCATATCTTTGATAGAATCTGGGGAGATGAGTATTATGGAGATACTGCAACAATACCAGTACATATACAAAAGATAAGAAAAAAGATAGAGAAGGATCCATCAAATCCAGAATTTATTGAAACCTTATGGGGTACAGGATATAGATTTAAAATATAA
- a CDS encoding ABC transporter ATP-binding protein, which produces MSNIIDVKNFTKKYGDFTAVDNISFNVEEGSIFAFLGPNGAGKSTTINTLCTIINKTDGTLNINGYEVSKHKDKVRNDIGIVFQESALDGKLTVEENLKFHCEFYNVPKNDIKNRIDFVLDLVDLKDWRKAPVNSLSGGMKRRVEIARGLVHYPKVLFLDEPTTGLDPQTRANIWDYIYKLQKQKNITIFLTTHYMDEAEICDKVAIMDHGRIVAFDTPSNLKKQYTGSITKLEVLQTYLLIEHLNAHSIKYKQEDNVFTINSNDTNEIIELITKFKDIIVDFETTKGTLNDVFLAITGKEIRE; this is translated from the coding sequence ATGTCAAACATTATTGATGTTAAAAATTTTACTAAGAAATATGGAGATTTTACTGCTGTAGATAATATTTCATTTAATGTGGAAGAAGGATCTATATTTGCTTTTCTTGGTCCAAATGGTGCTGGGAAAAGTACTACCATTAATACTCTTTGTACAATAATAAATAAAACTGATGGGACTTTAAATATTAATGGTTATGAAGTATCTAAACATAAAGATAAAGTTAGAAATGATATAGGAATAGTTTTTCAAGAGTCCGCTCTTGATGGAAAATTAACTGTTGAAGAAAACTTAAAGTTTCACTGTGAATTTTATAATGTTCCTAAGAATGATATTAAAAACAGAATTGATTTTGTATTAGATTTAGTAGATCTTAAGGATTGGAGAAAAGCACCTGTAAATAGTCTTTCTGGTGGTATGAAAAGAAGAGTTGAAATAGCTAGAGGATTGGTTCACTACCCAAAAGTTTTATTTCTAGACGAACCAACAACAGGACTTGACCCTCAAACAAGGGCAAATATATGGGACTATATTTATAAACTTCAAAAGCAAAAAAATATAACCATATTCTTAACAACTCACTACATGGATGAAGCTGAAATTTGTGATAAAGTTGCTATTATGGATCACGGAAGGATTGTAGCCTTTGATACGCCTTCAAATCTAAAAAAACAATACACTGGTAGTATCACTAAGCTTGAAGTGTTACAAACTTATTTATTAATTGAACATCTAAACGCACATTCTATTAAGTATAAACAAGAAGATAATGTATTTACTATTAATTCAAATGATACTAATGAAATTATAGAATTAATTACTAAGTTTAAAGATATAATTGTAGATTTTGAAACTACAAAAGGAACTTTAAATGATGTATTCTTAGCTATTACTGGAAAGGAGATCAGAGAATAA
- a CDS encoding hemolysin family protein translates to MIILFNIIVVLLLVAMNGFFVATEFAMVKVRKSRIDTLVLEGDKKAKDTQKVVNDLNSYLSACQLGITLASLGLGWVGEPAVAEMLAPLFKLFNLSEVTVHSISFILGFAIITGFHIVLGELAPKSLAIISAESIAMHTAFPLIMFYKISYPIMWAFNHSTTLVLKIFGISQVHEHEAAHTDEEIKILVEESYKHGLIDKTELTFLDNIFDFSEKTVKEIMIPRTDMACIFLEDSFEEIIQTCLEEQLTRYPACRDSKDNVIGFIHIKDLYKQKIEGKSEDIESIIREIKFVPESMSISVLFKMFQKEKEQMAIIIDEYGGTAGLITIEDILEEIVGEIQDEFDEESDEIIKIEEDSYLVDGKVLIEDINDLLGTEINEENIDTIGGWVFSQLDSYPEVNLKVTLKGYDFIVTECDNRRVSSILIKKVSAGEVTE, encoded by the coding sequence ATGATTATTTTATTTAATATCATAGTTGTACTTTTATTAGTAGCTATGAATGGCTTTTTTGTTGCAACGGAATTTGCCATGGTGAAGGTAAGAAAATCAAGAATAGATACCTTAGTTTTAGAAGGGGATAAAAAAGCAAAAGATACTCAAAAGGTAGTAAATGATCTTAATTCTTATTTATCAGCGTGTCAGCTTGGAATAACTTTAGCATCGCTAGGTTTAGGCTGGGTAGGGGAGCCTGCAGTTGCAGAAATGTTAGCACCTTTATTTAAGTTATTTAACTTATCAGAAGTTACAGTTCACTCAATTTCATTTATACTTGGATTTGCAATAATAACTGGTTTTCATATAGTTCTTGGAGAACTTGCACCTAAATCTCTAGCTATTATTAGTGCGGAAAGTATAGCAATGCATACTGCATTTCCACTAATTATGTTCTATAAAATCAGCTACCCAATTATGTGGGCATTTAACCACAGCACTACTTTAGTATTAAAAATATTTGGAATCTCTCAAGTTCATGAACATGAGGCTGCTCATACAGATGAGGAGATAAAAATATTAGTAGAAGAAAGTTATAAGCATGGACTAATAGATAAAACAGAGTTAACTTTTCTAGATAATATATTTGATTTTTCAGAGAAAACTGTTAAGGAAATAATGATACCACGTACTGATATGGCTTGCATTTTCTTGGAAGACTCATTTGAGGAGATAATACAAACATGTTTAGAAGAACAATTAACTAGATATCCTGCCTGTAGAGACAGTAAGGATAATGTTATAGGATTTATACATATCAAGGATTTATATAAGCAGAAAATAGAAGGAAAGAGTGAAGATATAGAGAGCATTATACGGGAGATAAAATTTGTCCCTGAATCCATGTCTATAAGTGTTTTGTTTAAAATGTTTCAGAAAGAAAAAGAACAAATGGCAATTATTATAGATGAGTATGGAGGAACAGCAGGACTAATAACCATAGAAGACATTCTTGAAGAGATTGTTGGAGAAATTCAAGATGAATTTGACGAAGAAAGTGATGAAATAATAAAAATAGAAGAGGATAGCTATCTAGTTGATGGGAAAGTATTGATTGAAGATATCAATGATTTATTAGGAACTGAGATTAATGAAGAAAATATTGATACTATTGGCGGATGGGTATTTTCTCAATTAGATTCATATCCTGAGGTTAACCTTAAGGTAACTTTAAAAGGGTACGATTTTATAGTAACAGAATGTGATAATAGAAGGGTAAGTTCTATTTTAATTAAGAAAGTATCTGCAGGAGAAGTTACTGAATAA
- a CDS encoding NAD(P)-dependent oxidoreductase, whose amino-acid sequence MLNENIKIGFIGTGVMGASMASNILKGGYEVLVYNRTKEKAMNLVKNGAKWMDSVAELSSASDVIITIVGYPKDVEEVYLSEDGILNNAKKNSYIIDMTTSKPSLAKKIYEAANEKGIFALDAPVSGGDVGAKNGTLSIMVGGDSGAFNNLKPIFELMGENIVLQGPAGAGQHTKLSNQIAIAGSIMGVCEALSYAKKSGLNIENVLKSIGSGGAASWQLNAYAPRIIKGDYAPGFYIKHFVKDLGIAIEEATTIGLETPTINLCKSLYDKLINQGKEDLGTQALYQLYLD is encoded by the coding sequence ATGTTAAATGAAAATATAAAAATTGGCTTTATAGGCACTGGTGTTATGGGGGCATCTATGGCTTCAAATATATTAAAAGGTGGTTATGAGGTTTTGGTTTATAATAGAACCAAAGAAAAAGCTATGAATTTAGTAAAGAATGGCGCTAAATGGATGGATTCTGTTGCTGAACTTTCCTCTGCTTCTGATGTTATTATAACTATAGTTGGATATCCTAAAGATGTTGAAGAAGTTTATTTATCTGAAGATGGGATCCTCAATAATGCAAAAAAGAATAGCTATATAATCGACATGACCACTTCAAAACCATCTCTAGCAAAGAAAATATATGAAGCTGCAAATGAAAAGGGGATTTTTGCTCTTGATGCTCCTGTATCTGGAGGAGATGTTGGTGCTAAAAATGGAACTCTTTCTATAATGGTAGGTGGTGACTCTGGAGCATTTAATAATTTAAAGCCTATTTTTGAATTAATGGGAGAGAATATTGTGCTTCAAGGACCTGCTGGTGCTGGTCAACATACAAAGCTATCAAATCAAATTGCTATAGCAGGAAGCATTATGGGTGTGTGCGAGGCTTTATCTTATGCTAAAAAGTCAGGTTTAAATATAGAAAATGTATTAAAATCCATTGGTTCTGGAGGTGCTGCTAGTTGGCAACTAAATGCTTATGCCCCAAGAATAATTAAAGGAGACTATGCTCCAGGCTTTTATATAAAACACTTTGTTAAAGATCTTGGAATTGCAATTGAAGAAGCAACCACTATAGGATTAGAAACTCCTACAATTAATTTATGCAAATCTCTCTATGATAAGCTTATAAATCAAGGAAAAGAAGATTTAGGCACACAAGCTTTATATCAATTATATCTAGATTAA
- a CDS encoding sensor histidine kinase, which translates to MSIKSRLKFSYVAMLLIPFILIIFISNVFVSYTTESSKYNLSGNTAINSAAIFGKIISSNTKLLKKVNNQLLDNPDKFLDKDYLLQLERSVDFNYSGIIVRKNDEIVYSSDYIKDIINSPSLPPFKSDVINKSNKDIHILSQQDFYFKDGSQGSLFYVVNMDDFKDMLARNAIIVVVSALIILILTNGILTYLTSKSILIPLKELENAANKIKLGDLDYKINISTKDEIGEVGNSFEEMRMQLKESLELQNQYEENRKELISSISHDLKTPITSIKGYIEGIRDGVADTPEKMNKYITTIYTKATYMDSLINDLFLFSKLDLGREAFNFQMVDIRNYINDCVEEINFDLDHSLIDLTSKVPKTPILVNIDVHQVKRTIMNIVGNSIKYKSNEKLLIDIIVTENSDYAVIEIRDNGKGIDTEALPYIFDRFYRADSSRETSIGGSGLGLAIAKKIIEEHEGSIWAESTPDKGTSIFFSLKKYEQ; encoded by the coding sequence ATGTCTATTAAGTCACGATTAAAATTTAGCTACGTAGCTATGCTACTTATACCTTTTATTCTTATAATATTTATTAGTAATGTTTTTGTATCTTATACTACTGAAAGTTCAAAGTATAACTTAAGTGGTAATACTGCAATAAACAGTGCAGCTATATTTGGTAAGATCATTTCATCAAATACTAAGCTTTTGAAAAAGGTAAATAATCAACTTCTTGATAATCCGGATAAATTCTTAGATAAAGACTACCTTCTTCAACTAGAAAGAAGCGTTGATTTTAATTATTCAGGAATAATCGTTAGGAAAAATGATGAAATAGTATATTCTTCTGACTATATAAAAGATATTATAAATAGCCCATCATTACCTCCATTTAAATCAGATGTAATTAACAAGAGCAATAAAGACATACACATTTTGAGTCAGCAAGATTTTTATTTTAAAGATGGCAGCCAAGGAAGTTTATTTTATGTTGTGAACATGGACGATTTTAAAGATATGCTTGCTCGAAATGCTATTATTGTAGTAGTTTCCGCACTAATTATTCTAATTCTTACTAATGGAATATTAACCTATCTTACATCTAAAAGTATACTTATTCCTTTAAAGGAACTAGAGAATGCAGCAAATAAAATAAAACTAGGTGACTTAGATTATAAGATAAATATTTCCACTAAGGATGAAATAGGCGAAGTAGGAAATTCCTTTGAAGAAATGCGCATGCAACTTAAAGAATCACTCGAATTACAGAACCAATACGAGGAAAATAGAAAAGAGCTAATCTCAAGTATATCTCATGATTTAAAAACTCCTATTACATCCATAAAGGGGTACATTGAAGGAATACGAGATGGAGTTGCAGATACTCCTGAAAAAATGAATAAATATATTACAACTATATATACTAAAGCAACTTATATGGATAGCTTAATTAATGATTTATTTCTATTCTCTAAGCTTGATTTAGGAAGAGAAGCTTTTAACTTTCAAATGGTTGATATACGAAATTATATAAATGATTGTGTTGAAGAAATTAATTTCGATCTTGACCATTCCTTAATTGATTTAACTTCCAAAGTTCCTAAGACTCCAATCTTAGTAAATATTGATGTTCATCAAGTTAAGAGAACAATTATGAATATAGTTGGGAACTCTATAAAATATAAATCTAATGAAAAGTTATTAATAGACATAATTGTAACGGAAAACTCTGATTATGCTGTTATTGAAATAAGAGATAACGGCAAAGGAATCGATACAGAAGCCTTACCTTATATTTTTGACAGATTCTATAGAGCAGATTCCTCTAGAGAAACTTCTATTGGCGGAAGTGGACTAGGCCTCGCTATAGCAAAAAAAATAATAGAAGAACATGAAGGTTCTATATGGGCTGAAAGCACCCCTGATAAAGGTACCTCTATCTTCTTTTCCTTAAAAAAGTATGAACAATAA
- a CDS encoding ABC transporter permease — translation MRGMIAILKRNLTNFTRDRLRLFFSIFMSLFFLFIFSFLMKSSTVGVEQPLNYLISGIIIMTVFQAALSNSTNIIEDISMGFMKEIIVSPIPRWQISIGQVLSSTTIAVIQGILVVVVALFMGLNIDFLQFAEMVGVMLLVGVTFSSIGVFLASVAKSSTTFQIMITAFTMPLTFLSGAYIPTTVMPKLLRPFVYINPLTYTTSIFRYITLKMQNLSSAELVKEGVSFNINGFIIEPYMGLFIILFMGLIFFVLCVLQFNKADFSKVKVFDPHKQ, via the coding sequence ATGCGTGGAATGATTGCAATTTTAAAAAGAAACTTAACTAACTTTACAAGAGACAGGCTAAGATTATTCTTTTCTATATTTATGTCTTTGTTTTTCCTATTTATATTCTCATTCTTAATGAAATCTAGCACTGTAGGTGTTGAACAACCTTTAAACTATTTAATATCTGGAATTATAATTATGACTGTTTTCCAAGCAGCCTTAAGTAATTCAACTAATATAATCGAAGATATCTCTATGGGCTTTATGAAAGAAATTATAGTTTCGCCTATACCTAGATGGCAGATATCAATTGGACAAGTTCTTTCTTCTACAACAATAGCTGTGATTCAAGGTATACTAGTAGTTGTTGTCGCCTTATTCATGGGGCTTAACATAGATTTCTTGCAATTTGCCGAGATGGTTGGAGTTATGTTATTAGTAGGGGTAACCTTCAGTTCAATTGGAGTATTCTTAGCTAGTGTTGCAAAAAGTTCGACTACTTTCCAAATAATGATTACTGCCTTTACTATGCCATTAACCTTTTTATCTGGAGCTTATATCCCAACAACTGTTATGCCAAAATTACTTAGACCTTTTGTCTACATAAATCCATTAACATATACAACCTCAATATTTAGATATATTACCTTGAAAATGCAAAACCTATCTTCAGCTGAGCTAGTAAAAGAGGGTGTGTCCTTTAACATTAACGGATTTATAATCGAACCTTATATGGGATTATTCATTATCTTGTTTATGGGCTTAATATTCTTTGTTCTTTGTGTACTTCAATTTAACAAAGCTGATTTTTCAAAAGTTAAGGTCTTTGATCCTCATAAACAATAG